Genomic DNA from Theobroma cacao cultivar B97-61/B2 chromosome 3, Criollo_cocoa_genome_V2, whole genome shotgun sequence:
atatttaaaaaataaaaataaaaaataaaacatgccTGTACAAACAATTAACAATAGACCTCTTATATGACGTTTAAGTTGTAAGTTTACATGAACAAACTAACCTTATGTACGGTTACTCAGGGATAAAACAAATTCTAACTATTTCACAAACAATTAGAGGTTGTGATTAAGATAAACCCGTCTggttaaattttgaaatgttaAATTGGCGTATTGATGGCAGCAAACTTTCCTTACGAGGGCCCCAGCAACCTTTCATGTACTGTGTAGTCTGTGTCATAGGCATCCTGTCAACTACAGGAGAAAAGCCTTGATTCTTACTGTATATCATCTTGAAACAAGGCCTTTGAGACAGAACCGTGAGAGTGAGCTCCGCAGTCTCTATGGCCTTCTTCCTCATCAATGCTAATCCGACGAGGGGATGACCGCTTCTTTTCTGTTATTGGGGTCTCACATACCATGTCATAGTTTGCTCTGCTACAGTTCTTCCTTTTTGACAGTTTTCGAAGAGGTTCAGACTTGAGTTTCATTGCCTTCGGCTGCTTTGGAACCCAAACTCTCTGCAAATGTGGCATCCAACTTGTGAAAGATGAAAACCGCCgagctctctctctcctctcttgagcctcaattaatttttgagCATGCTCCTTAGTCCTAATCACTTGGGGACttctattatcatttttatgcaCTTGAGGGGACTCGTCTCCTATTGAGACTGGTTCATTATTTCTGTAGTTTACATCTTTCTCCGGTTTTTCTTTCCAGGACTGGTTACTGCCCTCACTGTTGAGTAAATGATTAGGCAATTCATCCTCATCATCAAACAGCAACAAATCCATCTTCGTATAGATTTTATCAACTACATCTCTGAGAGATTGATAATACCTGAAATTATGTATTTCAAACTTTATTTAGTATCTCTCCCTAGAACTTTTCTTACAAGCAAAAATAGGCTTCTTCGACAAGGAAAAGACCATTAATGGTTAAACTCACTGTCAGTTCGGAAGAACTATGTAAAATAGCATACTGTATTTGGTACTATCCAGTTTAAGGCTAGAAGACTTATTTAGGTACGATATTCAAgataacaaattatttttactctGATTCACCATGGCTAGCAGATATTTTGCTAAGAACTATCATATACAATCAAGGATGCTGCTTTCCGTCAATTTCTAGAGGAACAAACCATTTCTCCTTATGGTGCTAACTTATCAGTTTCAggagaaaaatatacattcaTAAGTCAGATATATGTACCTGCTCTTTATGATTTTTTCCACATACTTGTCAAGCCTCCAATCACCAAAAAAGCCACCCTCAAGATGGCACTGAATAGACTCCAGTAGCAAGCAAATTTGTTTTACAAACTTCTGCCTCATAGGCTCCTCAATAATTGCACCAACCTCTGATTGAAGAATCTCCATGCGAAACAAAATCTGCAATTCATATCTTGTTCTTATTAAGGAAGTTTGTGGGGCTTCGAGCCAATTGTTCACctttaaaagcaaaagaagaaCCATTGCCAAGCATAGAatgaaacaaacaaaattcatgttaaaagtaaataaagaAACAGTGTATCATATGAATATGCAGGGGGATAAAAAGGATACTCTCTAACTATATTAAGGAAAGCAGATCCAGTAGACCTTGAATCAGATGCCTGAGAGAATGGATCCCTCCTTTTATGCATGGCAGCTATGTCCTTTGGCTCTCTCAGTAGAAGTTCGGTTAGTTCAACAGCagctttgctagcacaagcaTCATTAGCTTTCACCACAGAGGTTTGACTTTCTGAATTGTCTTccatttcatgcttttgataTAACCAATAAATAGATGAACTCACAAGTCTCTCTGCAAAAGCCCCTAATTCTACTTCTCCAGATTCTAGCCCttgtttaattttgtttgGGAGACTATTGAAGAAATTTTCCAAAGTTTCTGAACAAAATTCATTACCAGCTTCATCTAATATTCTGGAGGAACCTTCTCCTGCTGATGCAGAGTAAGAGGCCGGCTGTTCACTATCTTGGGGCAACTCAATTGGTCTATGATTCATTTCTTCTGTGGCATCCTGATCTGGATTGGCACTCTCTGGTATCTTCAAGCTGCAAGAACTACACTTTTTAATCTGCTTCATCCAGCATTtcagaaattttaacttctttGAGTTATTGCAGTTCCTAGAAAAGTAACTTTCTTCTAAATCTATCTCCAAATGTTCAGCTGCTGCATGAGAGAAGGTACTCCATGTCATCTCATGAAGCAAATGTAAgttctttttattcttcttcctttttgaaGCACACTTGATTGAAGGTGAGGGGTGAGATTGAGAATCCAAAATTCCAGAAGAGTGCTTGGAATCAACATTGGATTTGCTTATTTCATCGTCCCTTTTTGAAACATATGCAGCCACATCCTCCCCACTATATTCTTGTAACTTGTTGCTAGTGCAGAACTCATCATCTATGATACAAAGCATGGCTGAAGAAACAGTGAAAGGCTTCAGAATTCCTGTATGCAAATCACAATTGCCATCTGAAAGAGATACCAACGCCCAGTAACCTTCCCTACaaagaaaactcaaaaaaatttGCCAAATGGGAACAGGTTTTCTCACCAATGATTCACCCATGTCCCTTGCAAGTATTTGAAGAGCCCTATCTGCAAAAAACTCACCCAAATTATCTTTTGGATCTTTCCGCGAGTTTCCCCAGTATTCTCGAACAATGATTGGATTCAAGAAGTGCCCCTCAAATTTCTCACACCCGTCATACTTCCTCACTGTCCTAACACGTAGTGTCATTACTCCATCAGAATACTGCTCAAACATGGATCTAAGCTTCTGATCATCACCTCTCATTTGTGGATTACTGAATTCAGGTGTAAACAAAACAtcaccatttttatttctggAACACATTTTAAAATGGACAAATTCAAGCTCACAGCACTTACATTCTAAGGGCTTCCCACTGGCATCTGATATCTCAAGACTCAATTGGGCATTCATCCTTCTACCAGAATCATCGTTAAAATCAAAACCACGAAAACAATTTGATGAAACCCCAATTATCGGATAAATCAAACCAAAAGGAACAAGAGCACTACCTAAAACAATTGAATCCGCAGAACAAAATCCCCAACCCAAACTCCTAATCCCACTCTCCAAAAACCCATACCCcagattttcaaaatcttcattttcccACGATTGAAACTTTACATCAACCCAACAACAATGAATATCCCTACTAACAAACGCATCATTCACACTGTCAAAAACCCCAGAAAACTTATCAACAAAGGCATCCAAATTCCTCAAACATTCATCTTCCATTTCGACATCAAAAAATTCACATAAACCATTCAAGTGCCTATAAACAGGAGAGaacaaaattaccaaattagACCTAATCAAATCGGAGCTATCAGAGTTGGACAGCGTACCAGCCACCGGATCAGGGATCAGTGGGTCCCAGGCATAGTCATGAACGAGTTGGCGAAGGGAGGCAGCGAGATTCAAAGCCTTAGAAGGGTTTAATGGGAAGGAGGATTTGTTTATTGTGGTGGGGAGAGAAGTGAGGAATTCAGTGAGGGAGTGGAGGGTGGAATCTGGGTGgttgaaagagagagagagggaagtAGAAGTAGAAGGGAGTTTCGAAGATGAAAGGAGTGGGGAAAGGGAGGAAAAGAAGGGTTTGAAAGAGAAGAGAGAAGAGGAGAGAGGAGGGAAAGAGAGGAGAGTTTTGGAAGAGAAAAGGAGGGTTTTGAGGTATGGGTTTGCGTCTTGGAGATGGAGGAGTGGGTTTAAGTCAATGAGAAGGACTACGCGCTGGGTTTTGCTGTAGTCTGTCAATGGGTCGACCACTTTGGCTGCCATTGAAGAATGagaaaccaacaagaaaacgGAGATTCTATAAAGAAATCAGGTACGGATTTGACGGGGCTTTCTCAGAGATCTATCTTTGAAACGAAAATGGAGACAAAGTTGACTGCAGAGACAATAAGGAGCGCTGCTGGATAGGCGACGGAGAGAGGAGAAAGCAGCGGAGAATGGAAATAAAACGAGCGCGTTCAGGCTTGGCGTGTGTTGGCGGGAAAAATGGCGGCAAAATAAAGAACCAAAAAAccaaattaaagtaaaaaccAAAACCGACGTCGTTTGGTAACATCAATAGTTAAGATTCCGGACCAGTAGACCACCTACGCATGTGAGAACTGAAACtgcaaataaacaaaagacagaacgtcatttttttaaaagacaTTAACCCAAACCTAAACAAATTTATATTTCCCATCTCTAGACCAAAAACAAACCCCATTAATTTGCTAGTAGACTATATATTTTACGGGTTgttatatatatcaaatacaAATTCTTGTCAAAGTAATAGTTCAAGGCCAATTTCTTTGCTGCAAGCTATATTCTTTTACTTgtcttcaaattaattaactatagGCCGTTCATACACTCGATTAATACCCGAGAGAACAGATATGGCAGCCGAAAAATCTCTTTAAAAGCGAAATGAATCAAAGGTGGTGGCAAAAAGTAACggtcattatttttaattttattttattttattttaaaaatgttttgattCGAATCATTGATTCgatatataattttgtatgattgttttttaattattttttatataaaattttgaatttgtcACTGTTGATGATGATAATCATGtactcatttttcatttttagatataatatatatagtgttaatgtttaattaatcattcacTTTATCCgtaaatataacaaaatgaCAATCTTTGAAAGAATtcataaatttatcaaattaaaaaagcGTGTACAGATGAAATAAGGAAGCAAATTAAGAGAAACAGCCCATTACAACCATTGCAACCAAATTAAATCTTTGTTTCTCTCAACGTCTTGCTTTGCAACAGAATCCGCTCTATGGTTACTGTATACACAAATAAGAATGCTCAAAATATTCTCAGAAAGCATACTTCGGTTAGTTGCCTAggatatataaaaaatggatttgcctaatttattattattaaatttctactattttaatttttaaatatttagtaTAAATTGATTTATCAAAAAGCCCCGTGCCTTTCCATTTTGAGGGCTTATTCGATGGTGCGACTCGTTCTGCaccttttcctttaaaaactTCTTGGTCTCAAacaaaaatggagttaatttctaaataaactaattacGTACCTCTAATTAGGGGTGAGTATCGGTCGGTTTCGATTTCGATAAGAACCGAAATTGACAGAAACCGAAGTTCTTTACGATCGACTGAGATCAATCGATTGTAAAGAAAAACCGATCAACCAAAACCGATTTCGATTTTGATCAGTTTTGGTCGGTTGGAGGGTGGATGGGCTTGACTGCACTGAGCAAGTTagaagtttcttgctgcaacgagaatgcaaGTTGGCTGTAGCAAGAAACAAGGCAGAATTAACAGAAAGTTCCACAAATCACAAAACCCatgaaaatacaaaaaatttgaattttattattcacAGAGCAAGTATAATCTGTCAACTACTCAAGTTCTTCAACATTGTATATACCTTGAGGCTTCAACAAAGGGAAGATGAGTAGA
This window encodes:
- the LOC18605690 gene encoding uncharacterized protein LOC18605690, translating into MAAKVVDPLTDYSKTQRVVLLIDLNPLLHLQDANPYLKTLLFSSKTLLSFPPLSSSLFSFKPFFSSLSPLLSSSKLPSTSTSLSLSFNHPDSTLHSLTEFLTSLPTTINKSSFPLNPSKALNLAASLRQLVHDYAWDPLIPDPVAGTLSNSDSSDLIRSNLVILFSPVYRHLNGLCEFFDVEMEDECLRNLDAFVDKFSGVFDSVNDAFVSRDIHCCWVDVKFQSWENEDFENLGYGFLESGIRSLGWGFCSADSIVLGSALVPFGLIYPIIGVSSNCFRGFDFNDDSGRRMNAQLSLEISDASGKPLECKCCELEFVHFKMCSRNKNGDVLFTPEFSNPQMRGDDQKLRSMFEQYSDGVMTLRVRTVRKYDGCEKFEGHFLNPIIVREYWGNSRKDPKDNLGEFFADRALQILARDMGESLVRKPVPIWQIFLSFLCREGYWALVSLSDGNCDLHTGILKPFTVSSAMLCIIDDEFCTSNKLQEYSGEDVAAYVSKRDDEISKSNVDSKHSSGILDSQSHPSPSIKCASKRKKNKKNLHLLHEMTWSTFSHAAAEHLEIDLEESYFSRNCNNSKKLKFLKCWMKQIKKCSSCSLKIPESANPDQDATEEMNHRPIELPQDSEQPASYSASAGEGSSRILDEAGNEFCSETLENFFNSLPNKIKQGLESGEVELGAFAERLVSSSIYWLYQKHEMEDNSESQTSVVKANDACASKAAVELTELLLREPKDIAAMHKRRDPFSQASDSRSTGSAFLNIVREYELQILFRMEILQSEVGAIIEEPMRQKFVKQICLLLESIQCHLEGGFFGDWRLDKYVEKIIKSRYYQSLRDVVDKIYTKMDLLLFDDEDELPNHLLNSEGSNQSWKEKPEKDVNYRNNEPVSIGDESPQVHKNDNRSPQVIRTKEHAQKLIEAQERRERARRFSSFTSWMPHLQRVWVPKQPKAMKLKSEPLRKLSKRKNCSRANYDMVCETPITEKKRSSPRRISIDEEEGHRDCGAHSHGSVSKALFQDDIQ